From the Lactuca sativa cultivar Salinas chromosome 9, Lsat_Salinas_v11, whole genome shotgun sequence genome, the window ATTTCATATCTGTAGTTTGTTCCTGAAATTTACATCTTAATGTGAGTTTTagtaaacaaaatatttttgaaaaattagtGAGACTGCTTATTTGTTGATCTGGGGCTgctagggtttagggttttatcCATTAGTTAAAAGCATTTCTAATAGCATagtaaattgaaagtttcttcgtGTAAACATGTGCATTTATGTAGCTGTAATCATTTtcccatgttttttttttttaaatgatacgTCACTAGAGTATACGATTATATTATACCTTTTTGTAAATTCGAGGAGAGCGAGTTTAGACCTTCTCTCATTTACTTAATCTGAAGCGATATGCTAATGCTAATGGTACTTGTTCGTTTTAGGATCTGCTTTGAGAAGAGATGAGTAAGAATAAAAACCCTAGTGTGTTCTTGGACTTATCAATAGAAGGAAGTCCTGCAGAAAGAATTGTCATCGAGGTATTTATGTAACTCTATATGTAGTCATGTAACTTTATATCTCTTCATTATGGGGTTAAGATACTAATGGAAAGTAACGACTTGAAATTTGCAGCTTTTTGCCGATATTGTCCCTAGAACAGCTGAGAATTTTCGAGCACTATGCACAGGTACGTGTAAACTCAAGGGCTTAATGAACCTTAGGCatctgaaatacatacatacatatgcaTTGTTATTACATTGTGAGTTAACTGTGTAGGGGAGAAGGGCATTGGAAGCGTTACTGGAAAACCATTGCACTACAAGGGAATTATATTCCATCGCATTATTAAAGGCTTCATGGCTCAAGTATGTTAATTGGTTATATCTTATAATAGCAGCATAACTTTTGCATGTGAAATAACTTTTTTTTCAATGTGTGTAGGGAGGCGATTTCTCAAAACAAAATGGTATGCATTTTATTTAAATCATGTTCTTGACAGAGTGGAGAAGCTCTTTTTAACTTCCATCTGCATGCCCAGAGTTGTAAGGGGTGACGTTTTGATGGTTTGCAGGCACTGGTGGGGAAAGCATCTATGGAGGAAAGTTTGCAGGTATAAATTATAattcaaaacatgtttccttTCATTCTTTATATGCAAGATTTATGACTTATCATTTAATGCTCTTTCTAATTCTACTCTTTGTGTAGATGAGAACTTTAAGCTGGATCATAGTGGAGCTGGAATACTCTCTATGGCAAATGGTGGCCCAAATACAAATGGATCTCAGTTCTTTATACTCTTCAAGCGCCAACCCCATCTTGATGGGTAATTCATTGCCTTGTTGTTACAAGTTATCTGGTTTTATAATCTTTTTATTAACCCTAGCTTTGTTCACTGGTTATATGGCAGGAAACATGTTGTTTTTGGTAAGGTAACAAAGGGAATGGAGACAATTAAGAAGATTGAGCTGTTGGGAACAAGTGATGGAAAACCTTCTGGTGTGGTAAAAATTGTGGATTGTGGTGAAGTTATTGAAGATAAGAAGAACAATGTGGTGGAACCCGTAAAAGGTATTGCTATTGTTATTTATTAACCATGAATaacatttatttgattatatgcaATGTTACATTTTCTTTATaggtaaaaagaaaaaaactgtGAAGAAAGATATCTCTTCTTCTGATGACAGTTCGGATGGGCGAGTAAAAAAACGCCGGGGATCATCTATCAGGGAGAAATTGAGGAAACGAAGGAAGTACTCACCATCTGATTCAGATTCCGAATCTTATTCTTCGGAGAGTGATTCCGATTCCTATTCGGAGTCGGAATCGGAAGCTGATTCCGACTCTTCAAGTTCATCTGCTGGTGGTAAAAGAAGGAAGAAGAGGTCAACAAAAAAAGAAGTCAAACAGCGTAAGAACAAACGGAAAGAAAAGAGACGCTTGCCCGGCAAAAGATCAAGGAGAAGGTCCAAATAGTTGccttttgattatatatatatatatatatatatatatatatatatatatatatatattacttaaaTCTCTTttcatttaatattatatttCTAACCTGTAAAAGTGGACTTACTTTAGGAGCTCTGGGAGTTCAAGTGAAACAGAAAGTGGAAGTAGCAGTTCTGATGATGGAAAAGCAAATCGACGTGTTGCAAAGGCCAAAAATAGACCTTCAAGTACTTCTGGTATCTTTTTTTTCCCTTCTTTTTAAGGGCATATTGCAGGAAATAGCAACATAATTTACTCTTTCTACCAATATAGGCATTGTACTGTATTTTTACCCATAATAACAATATAGCAACGGCCTTACATTTATTTACCAATAATAGCAATATGTCACTCATGGTAGCAACCAACTTAAATTTTTCTTTACAGATAGTAGTGGATAATGTAAAATGGTCATATATGTATATGTAGAAAATGCAACATTGCCATTTTGGGTAAAAATTAAAGTAAATTGCTATTATGGTAGGTATAACTTATAAGTaaaaattaataatcaaataCATTGCGCTATTATTGGTAAACAGATGTACGTAAGTAGGTTGCTGCTATGGGTAAAAAAATAAAGTAGAACGCACATTTCAGTTTTCCCTAGTCAACTGTTAGTGAGATAGATGCTTAGAAATCTTGTTATGTAATACTATGTAGTGAGGAAAAGTTCACCAGATCTGTCACGAAAGGAACCTGAATCAAAGGTGGAAATTAAGGATCAAAATTCAAAGAAAACCTTGGAAGAGCAAGAGCTTCTTAAAAATGGGATTGTGAAGGAGAAGGAAACTCTATCTAATAAGCCATCTGGCAAGCAAAGTCAAGATTCAGATGACTCGAGCAGATCCAGGTTTGAAGACACACACACACTGACATACATTGATattgtgttgtgtgtgtgtgtaataatttttgtttgtgtgtttagGAGTGGGGGAAGTCCTGTAAGGAGAAGTGGAAGCCCAATCTCAAAGAGGGTTTCAAAAAGTCCGTCACAAAATGAAAAAGGGTCTCGACCTTCTGACAACACTGAAAGAAGCAGATCACCAAATGGAAATGGGACTCCAAAAAGAGTTAGAAAAGGACGAGGTTTCACCAAGGAATATTCCTTTGCACGAAGATACCGCACCCCCAGCCCTGACCGCTCACCCCGCAGGTCTCATCAGTTTGGCTACCCTCAGCCTCATCATGATAGGTAATAAATCAACATTTGAATTATTTACCAAATATAATAACCATGTATATAACATACATGATTTGTATCAGATATCCAAATTATCGAAGATATTCTGAGCGGTCCCCACCACGAAGAAACAGAAGTCCACCGAGAGGCAGGAGCCCTCCCAGGTTCTCTCTCTCTTAAAAGTATTTCTTTGATATTTTAAAATGGAATTTACTAATTTGGCCTTTCGTAGGTATAGGAGAAGGAGTCGTAGCCAAAGTCCAGTTGAAAGGCGAGCAGATATAAGCGAAAAATTAAAGTCGCGGCTTGGACCTCGGGTGGCATCACCCTCACCCTCACACAAAGCCAAAAGGGCGGCTTCTCCATCTCCAGGTAAGCATCAGCCTAAGAAAATGGTGTCTGTGGTTTCAAGCAGGTCAAGGTCAAGGTCAAGGTCAAGGTCAATCCCACCTGGTGCTGGTGGTCAAAGGGGTCTTGTTTCCTATGGTGATATTAGCCCATAAAACGCATATGCTTTCACAATGTTATGTTGTCTACAACTACCTTTGATTGCTGAATTGGTTtctgtttttgttttttattgtGATGGATTTTGCTGGAACCTGAACTTCAAAATTAGGTGAATATGCTAATTTATTCTTGATTTCTGTACAAGTCATTCCGTTACAAACTGATTCTTGATTTCGGAAATTGTATTTGTTGAAGTTGAACCATTACTTGTATGGATATGCATGGTAACTTGGTAAGTTATGTTCTTGTCTCATTCAATCTGGATCGATGATTTTGTAATCACCACACTTTAGAATTTAGATTGATTAGTAAAGTTCatgatttttgttttatttgtccTTTGTATAAAATTGAGATTTTTGTGTACTACGTTACCAAAGAGGAGATGATAATGCAATTctttaaataaaaaaagaattaaagtAAAGGTTAGAGTTGAATTTGGGCATTAAACTATTGTATTTGTGTTCATTTAGTCACTATTTTTGTTTAAGATTTAAAAGATCACATAATTTGTTTTTTTAGTCAATTACCAATGATTATAGGTTTACATGTCTCCTTTTCGTTTACTATCCAAGGTCattgagtgtatatatatatatatatatatatatatatatatatatatatatatatatatatatatatatatatatatattgactatTCAATGGCATTGTAATTTTTTTGGCCAAGGTTTCTTACATTTTTTGTTTTTgacaactttatttttttttttatttcgtctttttacatgttttttcacTTATGTTAGTTTAGAATAATATATTTAAGAATTGGAAGGGGACAAAAAAGTATGACCTTTTATGTGGATTTTTGAAAGCGAGGAATTTAGGCCAAAAATTTTCCTACAAAATTTTTACACAGTATGTTGgttttttttacatgttttttcacAGTATGCTAGTTTTTTACATGTGTTTCCATAATTTTCTTAatccattttttttttccaaaacacACATATTCATTCCCGCCCACACTACCCACCCCTCAGCTAATGCCCAACACTTATTTACACCGAGACTTTGACAAAAACCACCATCATTGGGCTTTCAAAATGGTACTTCACCGGATTCTAAAGTCAGAGAACTTCTCAACCAGTATCATTTGAGGCTTTGAGTCTTGGATTGGACATGTTCACATTTGAACAACAGATTAAACAAACATAACAATTATGAAATTCTACAATCaactcaaaattttgaaaaagaactCCCGAATATACAAATTTTACCTGAAGTATATAATATTATTTCCTAAAATTTCTACAACATTTTTTTGTCAGAATTGTTTAttctgaaaataataatttttgccAAAAAGTTTATTTGGGAATTTACTTTTTCGTTTGAAATATCTATGCTAATACTTTTTGTCGAAAATATATTTTCGAATGACATAAATCTATTACAAGCACATAATAGACTTAAATACGATGCTTTAAAATAGGTAATCATATTCCCCAATATCACGATCTTTTTTGCGACAAACCCTAGTTAATATATGCGAAAGGGACGAGCACAATAGCAAATTGTGGGTAACGGAGAAAACGCCGTAAGGTAGTGGAGGCGTGACACATTTGGGCTAAAACCTATCTTCTTTGTCCCTTGCGCCGCTCTCGTCTTCCGTCGTTACCGATATGACGGTTTGCTTCAACCCCTGCGAAAATATGCTCATTTCATCCACTAATACCGCCGCCGCCGCCACtgccaccacctccacctccgcTTTCATCTCCTCCAAACCAAAGTCTTTCCCTTTCTCCTTATTCTCACTAAAGAAGTCCAAAATCACCCACAACTTATCAGCACCTTCAACCCGCACACAAAACGCTTGTTCCATTGTCTGCAGCTCTACTAAGAGCACCCAACCAACTGAAACTCAAAAACCAAATGTCGGTAAGCGAACTGATATCAAAAAGATTATGATTCTTGGTGCTGGGCCTATTGTTATCGGCCAAGCATGTGAATTTGATTATTCTGGTACTCAAGCTTGTAAAGCTTTAAGAGAGAATGGTTATGAAGTTGTTCTTATCAATTCAAACCCGGCTACTATCATGACCGACCCGGATATGGCTGACAGGACATACATTGAGCCGATGACACCGGAGTTAGTCGAGCAGGTGATTGCAAAAGAACGACCAGACGCGATTTTGCCCACCATGGGTGGCCAAACCGCGCTTAATCTGGCGGTGGCGTTGGCTGAAAGCGGTGTGCTTGATAAGTACAATGTGGAGTTAATCGGAGCTAAACTTGAAGCTATCAAGAAGGCTGAAGATAGGGAATTGTTTAAGGAAGCCATGAAGAACATCGGCCTCAAAACTCCCCCATCTGGAATTGGTACTACCCTTCAAGAGTGTCTGCAAATCGCCAACACAATTGGTGAGTTCCCTTTGATTATTAGACCGGCTTTTACTTTAGGTGGTTCTGGTGGTGGAATTGCTTACAATAAACAAGAATTCGAGACGATTTGTAAGTCAGGACTTGCAGCCAGTGTCACATCACAAGTTCTAGTTGAGAAATCGTTGTTAGGATGGAAAGAATACGAGCTTGAGGTTATGAGGGATTTGGCAGATAACGTTGTTATTATATGTTCTATTGAAAACATCGATCCAATGGGTGTTCATACTGGGGATTCAATCACAGTTGCCCCTGCACAGACTCTGACAGATAAGGAGTACCAACGCCTTCGTGATTACTCCATCGCAATTATAAGGGAAATTGGAGTTGAATGTGGTGGCTCTAACGTACAGTTTGCTGTGAATCCTGAAGATGGCGAGGTTATGGTTATTGAAATGAACCCTCGAGTTTCAAGATCTTCTGCTTTAGCATCAAAAGCTACTGGTTTTCCTATTGCAAAGATGGCTGCTAAGTTATCTGTTGGTTATTCTTTAGACCAGATTCCAAATGATATCACAATGAAGACACCTGCTAGTTTTGAGCCTTCAATCGATTATGTTGTCACAAAGGCGAGTATTATCTTCTTtcctttgtttatatatataacacataataatttTCTAACAGTAAAATTCATTGGATTATACAGATTCCCAGGTTTGCATTTGAGAAATTCCCAGGATCTCAACCGGTGTTGACAACACAGATGAAATCCGTAGGTGAATCAATGGCTGTAGGAAGAACATTTCAAGAATCTTTCCAGAAGGCAGTGAGATCACTTGAAACTGGGTATTCGGGTTGGGGTTGTGCACCAATCAAAGAGCTGGATTGGGATTGGGACAAACTGAAATACAGTCTTCGTGTTCCAAATCCTGATCGAATCCATGCTGTATATGCTGCAATGAAACGGGGCATGAAAGTGGACGCCATTCATGAATTAAGCTTCATCGACAAATGGTTCCTCACACAACTTAAAGAATTGGTGGATGTCGAGCAATACATCATGTCAAAAACTTTATCGCAGCTTGATAAAGACGAGTTTTATGAAATCAAAAAAAGAGGGTTTAGTGACAAACAGATATCATTTGCTACAAAATCAACAGAGAAAGAAGTTCGTGTGACACGTTTGTCTTTGGGAGTTGCTCCTGCTTACAAACGTGTTGACACGTGTGCTGCAGAATTCGAGGCAGACACTCCTTACATGTATTCATCTTATGATTATGAATGCGAATCATCTCCAACTAAAAGAAAAAAAGTTTTAATCTTGGGTGGTGGACCCAATCGAATTGGTCAAGGGATTGAATTTGATTATTGCTGCTGTCATGCTTCATTTGCCCTTCAGGTTCGTAACTCGAAACATCCATTCATCACTATTCACTACtttatagtataattttaaattttaaattttttttatttaatctttCTTTGTAATTGTAGGAGGCAGGCTATGAAACGATCATGATGAATTCAAATCCCGAGACTGTATCAACCGATTATGATACGAGTGATCGACTTTACTTTGAGCCACTCACAGTTGAAGATGTTCTTAATGTAATCGACATGGAACGTCCCGATGGAATCATAGTCCAATTCGGAGGTCAAACTCCATTGAAGCTCGCACTTCCCATTCAAAACTACCTCGATGAACACAAGCTTCCATCTTCTTCCAATTCCGGGTTCGTTCAAATCTGGGGGACATCACCCGATTCCATCGATGCAGCTGAGGATCGAGAGCGGTTCAATCTGATTCTAAACGAACTAAAAATCGAACAACCGAAAGGCGGAATCGCGAAAAGTGAAGCCGATGCTCTCGCAATCGCATCGGAAATCGGGTATCCGGTTGTTGTCAGACCTTCATATGTGTTAGGAGGTCGAGCAATGGAGATTGTTTACAGTGACGAAAAGCTAATCAAGTACCTCGAAACCGCGGTTGAAGTGGATCCGGATCGACCCGTTTTGGTGGACCGGTACTTATCAGACGCGATCGAGATCGATATTGATTCCCTCGCGGATCTACACGGGAATGTCGTGATCGGCGGAATCATGGAACATATCGAGCAAGCCGGAGTCCATTCCGGTGATTCCGCTTGTATGATTCC encodes:
- the LOC111921688 gene encoding peptidyl-prolyl cis-trans isomerase CYP63 isoform X1 — its product is MSKNKNPSVFLDLSIEGSPAERIVIELFADIVPRTAENFRALCTGEKGIGSVTGKPLHYKGIIFHRIIKGFMAQGGDFSKQNGTGGESIYGGKFADENFKLDHSGAGILSMANGGPNTNGSQFFILFKRQPHLDGKHVVFGKVTKGMETIKKIELLGTSDGKPSGVVKIVDCGEVIEDKKNNVVEPVKGKKKKTVKKDISSSDDSSDGRVKKRRGSSIREKLRKRRKYSPSDSDSESYSSESDSDSYSESESEADSDSSSSSAGGKRRKKRSTKKEVKQRKNKRKEKRRLPGKRSRRRSSGSSSETESGSSSSDDGKANRRVAKAKNRPSSTSVRKSSPDLSRKEPESKVEIKDQNSKKTLEEQELLKNGIVKEKETLSNKPSGKQSQDSDDSSRSRSGGSPVRRSGSPISKRVSKSPSQNEKGSRPSDNTERSRSPNGNGTPKRVRKGRGFTKEYSFARRYRTPSPDRSPRRSHQFGYPQPHHDRYPNYRRYSERSPPRRNRSPPRGRSPPRYRRRSRSQSPVERRADISEKLKSRLGPRVASPSPSHKAKRAASPSPGKHQPKKMVSVVSSRSRSRSRSRSIPPGAGGQRGLVSYGDISP
- the LOC111921688 gene encoding peptidyl-prolyl cis-trans isomerase CYP63 isoform X2; translated protein: MSKNKNPSVFLDLSIEGSPAERIVIELFADIVPRTAENFRALCTGEKGIGSVTGKPLHYKGIIFHRIIKGFMAQGGDFSKQNGTGGESIYGGKFADENFKLDHSGAGILSMANGGPNTNGSQFFILFKRQPHLDGKHVVFGKVTKGMETIKKIELLGTSDGKPSGVVKIVDCGEVIEDKKNNVVEPVKGKKKKTVKKDISSSDDSSDGRVKKRRGSSIREKLRKRRKYSPSDSDSESYSSESDSDSYSESESEADSDSSSSSAGGKRRKKRSTKKEVKQRKNKRKEKRRLPGKRSRRRSSGSSSETESGSSSSDDGKANRRVAKAKNRPSSTSVRKSSPDLSRKEPESKVEIKDQNSKKTLEEQELLKNGIVKEKETLSNKPSGKQSQDSDDSSRSRSGGSPVRRSGSPISKRVSKSPSQNEKGSRPSDNTERSRSPNGNGTPKRVRKGRGFTKEYSFARRYRTPSPDRSPRRSHQFGYPQPHHDRYPNYRRYSERSPPRRNRSPPRGRSPPRRRSRSQSPVERRADISEKLKSRLGPRVASPSPSHKAKRAASPSPGKHQPKKMVSVVSSRSRSRSRSRSIPPGAGGQRGLVSYGDISP
- the LOC111921689 gene encoding carbamoyl-phosphate synthase large chain, chloroplastic, with translation MTVCFNPCENMLISSTNTAAAATATTSTSAFISSKPKSFPFSLFSLKKSKITHNLSAPSTRTQNACSIVCSSTKSTQPTETQKPNVGKRTDIKKIMILGAGPIVIGQACEFDYSGTQACKALRENGYEVVLINSNPATIMTDPDMADRTYIEPMTPELVEQVIAKERPDAILPTMGGQTALNLAVALAESGVLDKYNVELIGAKLEAIKKAEDRELFKEAMKNIGLKTPPSGIGTTLQECLQIANTIGEFPLIIRPAFTLGGSGGGIAYNKQEFETICKSGLAASVTSQVLVEKSLLGWKEYELEVMRDLADNVVIICSIENIDPMGVHTGDSITVAPAQTLTDKEYQRLRDYSIAIIREIGVECGGSNVQFAVNPEDGEVMVIEMNPRVSRSSALASKATGFPIAKMAAKLSVGYSLDQIPNDITMKTPASFEPSIDYVVTKIPRFAFEKFPGSQPVLTTQMKSVGESMAVGRTFQESFQKAVRSLETGYSGWGCAPIKELDWDWDKLKYSLRVPNPDRIHAVYAAMKRGMKVDAIHELSFIDKWFLTQLKELVDVEQYIMSKTLSQLDKDEFYEIKKRGFSDKQISFATKSTEKEVRVTRLSLGVAPAYKRVDTCAAEFEADTPYMYSSYDYECESSPTKRKKVLILGGGPNRIGQGIEFDYCCCHASFALQEAGYETIMMNSNPETVSTDYDTSDRLYFEPLTVEDVLNVIDMERPDGIIVQFGGQTPLKLALPIQNYLDEHKLPSSSNSGFVQIWGTSPDSIDAAEDRERFNLILNELKIEQPKGGIAKSEADALAIASEIGYPVVVRPSYVLGGRAMEIVYSDEKLIKYLETAVEVDPDRPVLVDRYLSDAIEIDIDSLADLHGNVVIGGIMEHIEQAGVHSGDSACMIPTKTVSAASLETIRNWTTKLAKRLNVCGLMNCQYAITNSGDVFLLEANPRASRTVPFVSKAIGRPLAKYASLVMSGISLPDLGFTKEVIPKHVSVKEAVLPFEKFQGCDVFLGPEMRSTGEVMGIDTDFSIAFAKSQIAAGQKLPVSGAVFLSLNDMTKPHLGKIAKAFLGIGFTIVSTSGTAHVLEMDGIPVERVLKLHEGRPHAGDMVANGQIQLMVITSSNDDLDQIDGRQLRRMALAYKIPIITTVSGALATCEAIKSMKTKKFKMVALQDYFAKQEEQPIGKSAAAISREL